In a genomic window of Candidatus Thiothrix sulfatifontis:
- a CDS encoding DUF1249 domain-containing protein yields MLVKEQPATFAPRPKSFAALMEMYEINYIQLRLLCGDIRILPQATVSRVANGIPVALTILDHTSHTSTLMLTYLFDEGHNAKDNRPDMLIRVYHDSRQAEVVSHRCRLTENPVQYWNKELDTMLLCRWRMNRFLYKWTNYLRRQGHCFT; encoded by the coding sequence ATGTTAGTCAAAGAACAACCCGCCACCTTCGCGCCACGCCCAAAATCTTTCGCCGCGCTGATGGAAATGTACGAAATAAATTATATCCAGTTGCGTCTACTGTGCGGCGACATACGTATTTTACCGCAAGCAACGGTATCACGGGTGGCAAACGGCATTCCGGTCGCACTCACGATTCTCGATCACACGTCTCACACCAGCACGTTAATGCTGACGTATTTGTTTGACGAAGGCCATAATGCCAAAGACAACCGCCCGGATATGCTGATTCGGGTTTACCACGATTCGCGCCAAGCCGAGGTGGTGAGCCATCGCTGCCGCTTGACTGAAAACCCTGTACAGTATTGGAATAAAGAGTTAGACACGATGCTACTGTGTCGGTGGCGCATGAACAGATTCTTGTACAAGTGGACGAATTACTTGCGCAGGCAGGGGCATTGTTTCACCTAG
- a CDS encoding Fe-S cluster assembly transcription factor, which yields MKLSTKGRYAVTAMMDLAIHDHQGPVTLADISQCQGISLSYLEQLFAKLRKEGLVEGVRGPGGGYRLGRPSSQISIAEIINAVDENIDVTRCLGTKDCHGGEKCLTHQLWEDLSGRLYEFLDNLTLASFINRPEIREVSRRQDTIASRIATMFPPRPTIGAAVSANC from the coding sequence ATGAAATTGTCAACAAAAGGTCGGTACGCGGTCACTGCTATGATGGATCTGGCGATTCACGATCATCAAGGCCCTGTCACGCTGGCAGATATTTCACAATGCCAAGGCATTTCTCTGTCTTATCTTGAGCAATTATTCGCAAAATTGCGCAAAGAAGGTTTGGTCGAAGGGGTGCGCGGCCCAGGTGGTGGTTATCGTTTAGGTCGTCCGTCCAGTCAGATCAGCATCGCAGAAATCATTAATGCAGTAGACGAAAACATTGACGTAACCCGTTGCCTTGGCACTAAAGATTGCCACGGCGGTGAGAAATGCTTAACCCATCAATTGTGGGAAGATTTGAGCGGACGTTTGTATGAATTTTTAGATAATCTGACCTTAGCCAGTTTCATCAACCGCCCAGAAATCCGTGAAGTGTCGCGCCGTCAAGACACCATCGCCAGCCGCATTGCGACAATGTTCCCCCCACGTCCGACAATTGGTGCCGCCGTAAGCGCTAATTGCTGA
- a CDS encoding metallophosphoesterase, which translates to MSYTPFKFFGKNSRGRDFVVGDIHGSFSALERLLQRIDFDPEADRVFSVGDLIDRGAESHRVIEFLNYSWFHSIMGNHERMLLDAEYNAAVLENWTRYNGGAWWKRVPEHIRPRIRNVLAQLPLAFEVSTANGHIGIVHADIPTGIPWHQFIRSLESDPDMEEYALWSRNRYKHFKMMGRTVPVDGIDLVVFGHTPVSKPLHTANFYYIDTGAALLDDKALGTLTLLQIHPVMALHQLDVRTEEDVHAPA; encoded by the coding sequence ATGAGTTATACGCCTTTTAAATTTTTCGGTAAAAATTCACGCGGGCGCGATTTTGTCGTCGGTGATATTCATGGCTCTTTTTCAGCGCTAGAACGGCTGTTGCAGCGTATTGATTTTGATCCTGAGGCTGATCGGGTGTTTTCGGTCGGGGATCTGATTGATCGTGGTGCAGAGTCGCACCGCGTGATTGAGTTTCTCAACTACAGTTGGTTTCATTCGATCATGGGAAATCATGAACGCATGTTGCTGGATGCAGAATACAACGCCGCAGTGTTGGAAAACTGGACTCGCTACAACGGCGGTGCTTGGTGGAAGCGTGTTCCTGAGCATATTCGACCGCGCATTCGCAATGTATTGGCGCAATTGCCACTGGCTTTTGAGGTATCGACGGCGAACGGGCATATTGGCATTGTTCACGCTGATATTCCGACGGGGATTCCTTGGCATCAGTTCATTCGTTCGTTGGAATCAGACCCCGATATGGAAGAATACGCGCTGTGGTCGCGCAATCGCTACAAACATTTCAAGATGATGGGGCGCACTGTGCCGGTCGATGGCATTGATTTGGTGGTGTTCGGGCATACACCAGTCAGCAAGCCATTACACACCGCGAATTTCTATTATATTGACACGGGTGCTGCGTTGTTAGATGACAAAGCTTTAGGCACATTGACCTTGTTGCAAATTCATCCGGTGATGGCGTTGCATCAATTGGATGTGCGCACTGAGGAAGATGTTCACGCTCCGGCGTGA
- a CDS encoding DUF423 domain-containing protein, translating into MKKDHFLLIASVSGMLAVALGAFGAHGLEKLVDAKMLQRFHTGVEYQFYHSLALLLISILYKQIKNKYVYSAGYAFLLGIVLFSGSLYLYVLTGITAFALVTPLGGLSFIVGWALLAFSTKNSAYSEKR; encoded by the coding sequence GTGAAAAAAGATCATTTTCTGTTAATTGCCAGTGTGTCAGGAATGCTCGCAGTCGCATTAGGGGCATTTGGTGCGCACGGTTTGGAAAAGTTAGTCGATGCGAAGATGTTGCAACGTTTTCACACGGGTGTCGAGTACCAGTTTTACCATTCCTTGGCATTATTGTTGATTAGTATTTTGTATAAACAGATAAAAAATAAGTATGTTTATTCTGCCGGTTATGCATTTTTATTAGGCATCGTGTTGTTCTCGGGCAGTCTCTATCTGTATGTTTTAACAGGAATCACTGCGTTTGCGCTGGTAACGCCCCTAGGTGGACTTAGCTTTATTGTGGGATGGGCGCTACTGGCTTTTTCCACGAAAAACAGTGCCTATTCAGAGAAAAGATAA
- a CDS encoding class I SAM-dependent methyltransferase, translated as MMTGETLQVEQLSRYQLVQTPARLELHDTHDPKVGAVYVDFVEGKAQHRRKFGGGKGQDIAKAIGLHKFKHPHVVDATAGLGRESFVLATLGCTVTLLERSPVVHALLADGLQRALASDDQETLEIASRMTLYPADAHVWLTELPAVAWPDVIYLDPMFPDRQKSALVQKEMRFFHEVVGADPDSDGLLALAQERAKRRVVVKRPRHAPELHGCKPAFVISGKTVRYDVYLGKATAQEHAHQE; from the coding sequence ATGATGACTGGCGAAACACTTCAAGTAGAGCAATTATCTCGCTATCAATTGGTGCAAACCCCTGCACGGCTGGAACTACACGATACCCACGACCCCAAAGTGGGTGCGGTGTACGTTGATTTTGTGGAAGGCAAAGCCCAACACCGCCGCAAATTTGGGGGCGGCAAAGGGCAGGACATTGCCAAAGCGATTGGTTTACACAAATTCAAACACCCGCACGTTGTTGATGCAACCGCTGGTTTAGGGCGCGAATCCTTCGTGCTGGCGACCTTGGGTTGCACGGTGACGTTGCTGGAACGTTCGCCGGTGGTTCACGCCTTGCTTGCCGATGGTTTGCAACGGGCGCTGGCGAGTGATGATCAGGAAACGCTGGAAATTGCTTCGCGCATGACCTTGTATCCGGCAGATGCGCACGTATGGCTAACAGAACTTCCGGCAGTGGCATGGCCTGATGTAATTTATCTCGACCCGATGTTTCCCGATCGGCAAAAGTCCGCTTTGGTACAAAAAGAGATGCGTTTTTTCCACGAAGTAGTGGGAGCCGATCCCGACAGTGATGGATTGTTAGCATTGGCTCAGGAACGCGCTAAGCGGCGTGTCGTCGTTAAGCGCCCGCGTCACGCACCTGAATTACACGGTTGTAAACCGGCTTTTGTCATCAGTGGTAAAACCGTGCGTTATGATGTCTATCTAGGCAAAGCAACTGCGCAAGAACACGCCCATCAGGAATAA
- a CDS encoding RNA ligase family protein produces MDEFFRFPHTPHIAWLGKDEPRSDKVLSQEEVNAFLINEVIVEEKLDGANLGISFNKAGEVQLQNRGSYLLPPYSGQFLKLGQWLDIHLDTLFDYLEDHHILFGEWCAAKHSLSYENLPDWFMAFDVYEKTQQQFWSTSHRNHLAKSVGISHIPCIQQGRLSLDDLKQIVMTQPSQFRQGVMEGIIIRKESADWILDRAKLVRPDFLQTIDSHWRGRLIEWNQVLPPFTTTVVIKNQA; encoded by the coding sequence ATGGATGAGTTTTTCCGTTTTCCGCACACTCCACATATCGCTTGGCTAGGCAAAGATGAGCCGCGTAGCGATAAAGTACTGTCACAAGAAGAAGTTAATGCATTTCTAATAAATGAAGTGATTGTCGAGGAAAAACTGGATGGCGCAAATCTGGGAATTTCTTTCAATAAGGCAGGTGAAGTACAACTGCAAAATCGTGGATCGTACCTTCTTCCCCCTTATAGTGGACAGTTTTTGAAACTTGGGCAATGGCTTGATATTCACTTAGATACATTGTTTGACTATCTGGAAGATCATCACATTCTATTCGGCGAATGGTGTGCAGCTAAACATTCCCTTTCCTATGAAAATTTACCTGATTGGTTTATGGCTTTTGATGTTTATGAAAAAACTCAGCAGCAATTTTGGTCTACGTCGCACCGAAACCATTTGGCTAAATCTGTCGGTATATCTCACATTCCCTGTATTCAACAAGGTCGTCTTAGCCTAGATGATTTAAAACAGATTGTTATGACCCAACCCAGTCAGTTTCGCCAAGGAGTCATGGAAGGAATCATTATCCGTAAAGAATCTGCCGACTGGATATTGGATAGAGCAAAACTAGTACGCCCAGATTTTCTGCAAACGATTGATTCACATTGGAGAGGGCGGCTTATTGAATGGAACCAAGTACTCCCCCCTTTTACAACAACCGTTGTTATTAAAAATCAGGCATGA
- a CDS encoding DUF3696 domain-containing protein has protein sequence MLTHLRIKNFKAWEDTGDIRLAPLTVIFGANSAGKSSMGHLLLALKQTALSVDRRKALHLGLGDTNSLINLGTYEECVHQHDTQKSIGIEMAWNTSSELIVESTQHNSEFKGSQLEINVEFEHAKKNQHTTVKSLSYTLDKNKESELDITFSKKRKSTNEFELSSKKYPLKRTQGRVWPLYEPEKFYHITEQTRSKFQNASFLGDFALETEATLKNIYYLGPLRGYPERFYQWAGDTPEDVGNKGEKVIAALLAAKNRNLHQKYVKREKQEAKDKKTFSFPHLIAKWLKDIGLIEEFSIHPIAEGRNEHEVLIRTSPNASTVKITDVGFGVSQVLPALVQAFYTPRNSTVLMEQPEIHLHPQVQAGLADAFIEAIHIHEDKIPRNVQLIIESHSEHFLTRLQRRIAEEKIKPEEVAIYFVDNKEGKATIEELCINEYGEIENWPDNFFGDEMGDLAAQALAAIERRQRNQAKG, from the coding sequence ATGCTGACACATCTTCGCATCAAAAACTTCAAAGCATGGGAAGATACCGGCGACATACGGCTTGCGCCCTTAACAGTCATTTTTGGCGCAAATAGTGCGGGGAAAAGCAGCATGGGACACTTGCTTTTAGCACTTAAACAAACTGCGCTGTCTGTAGATAGACGTAAAGCACTACATTTAGGATTAGGAGATACTAACTCTCTTATTAACTTGGGTACGTATGAGGAATGTGTACATCAACATGATACTCAGAAAAGTATTGGAATTGAAATGGCATGGAATACTTCAAGTGAACTCATTGTAGAAAGTACACAGCATAACTCCGAATTTAAGGGAAGCCAACTTGAAATAAACGTTGAATTTGAACATGCTAAGAAAAATCAACATACAACTGTAAAATCACTTTCGTATACCCTTGATAAAAATAAAGAAAGTGAGTTGGATATTACTTTTTCAAAAAAAAGAAAAAGCACTAATGAATTTGAATTGTCTTCAAAAAAATACCCACTTAAAAGAACTCAAGGTCGAGTATGGCCATTATATGAGCCTGAAAAGTTTTATCACATAACTGAACAAACACGGTCTAAGTTTCAAAATGCATCATTTTTAGGTGATTTCGCATTAGAAACAGAAGCGACTCTAAAAAACATATATTATCTTGGTCCACTGAGAGGTTATCCAGAACGTTTTTATCAATGGGCAGGTGATACCCCAGAAGATGTGGGAAACAAAGGAGAAAAGGTTATTGCGGCTTTATTGGCAGCAAAAAATCGAAATTTGCATCAAAAATATGTAAAAAGAGAGAAGCAAGAAGCAAAAGATAAGAAAACATTTTCATTTCCTCATTTGATTGCAAAATGGCTAAAAGACATTGGACTTATAGAGGAATTTTCTATTCATCCAATTGCAGAAGGGAGGAATGAACACGAAGTTCTCATTCGTACTAGTCCTAACGCAAGTACTGTAAAAATTACTGATGTTGGCTTCGGCGTTTCTCAAGTTTTACCTGCATTGGTGCAAGCATTTTATACGCCAAGAAATTCAACAGTGCTTATGGAGCAACCTGAAATACACTTACATCCACAGGTGCAGGCAGGTCTTGCAGATGCATTTATCGAAGCAATCCACATTCATGAAGATAAAATACCACGTAATGTACAATTGATAATAGAAAGTCATTCAGAGCATTTTCTAACACGTTTGCAACGTAGGATAGCAGAAGAAAAAATAAAACCTGAAGAGGTGGCCATTTATTTTGTTGATAATAAAGAGGGTAAAGCCACCATCGAAGAACTTTGTATCAACGAATACGGTGAAATTGAGAACTGGCCTGATAACTTCTTTGGTGATGAAATGGGTGATCTTGCAGCTCAAGCACTCGCAGCTATTGAACGCCGTCAACGAAATCAAGCAAAAGGATAA
- a CDS encoding SlyX family protein produces the protein MEARLEKLELLFMEQEQTLEALSRQIYLQQKDITSALLEIERLNEKLKSITPSAVGSQADETPPPHY, from the coding sequence ATGGAAGCACGCTTGGAAAAATTGGAACTCCTGTTCATGGAACAGGAGCAAACCCTTGAAGCCTTGAGCCGTCAGATTTACCTGCAACAAAAAGACATTACCTCGGCGTTGCTGGAAATCGAACGGCTTAACGAAAAGCTCAAATCCATCACCCCGTCTGCCGTCGGTAGCCAGGCGGATGAAACTCCACCCCCGCATTATTGA
- a CDS encoding argininosuccinate synthase, which produces MAQSVNKVVLAYSGGLDTSIIVRWLQENYGCEIVTFTADIGQGEEVEPARAKALAMGIKPEEIYIEDLREEFVRDYVFPMFRANTIYEGEYLLGTSIARPLIAKRLIEIANDTGADAISHGATGKGNDQVRFELGAYALKPGVKVIAPWREWDMNSREALMQYAEKHNIPVDFKKAGKKSPYSMDANLLHISYEGGPLEDPWFEAEEDMWRWSVSPETAPDKPTYVEITFEGGDAVALDGVRLSAATILETLNKLGGANGIGRLDLVENRYIGMKSRGCYETPGGTILLPAHRAIESLTLDREVAHLKDSLMPKYAELVYNGYWWSPERKMMQTMIDASQAFVNGTVRMKLYKGAVTVAGRKSDDSLFDARIATFDDDGGAYNQKDAEGFIKLNALRMRIAAVKGR; this is translated from the coding sequence ATGGCTCAGTCAGTCAATAAAGTTGTGCTGGCCTACTCAGGCGGCTTGGATACCTCCATCATCGTGCGGTGGCTGCAAGAAAATTACGGGTGCGAAATCGTCACCTTCACGGCTGACATCGGTCAGGGCGAAGAAGTCGAACCGGCTCGCGCCAAAGCCTTGGCAATGGGCATTAAACCGGAAGAAATTTACATCGAAGACCTTCGCGAAGAATTTGTGCGCGACTACGTGTTCCCGATGTTCCGCGCCAATACCATTTACGAAGGCGAATACCTGCTGGGTACATCCATCGCCCGCCCATTGATCGCTAAGCGTTTGATTGAAATCGCGAACGACACCGGCGCGGATGCGATTTCCCACGGCGCAACCGGCAAAGGCAACGACCAAGTACGTTTTGAACTCGGTGCATATGCGCTGAAACCGGGCGTAAAAGTGATTGCCCCCTGGCGCGAATGGGACATGAATTCCCGCGAAGCCCTGATGCAATACGCGGAAAAGCACAATATTCCGGTCGATTTCAAAAAGGCTGGCAAAAAATCCCCGTATTCAATGGATGCCAATTTGCTGCACATTTCTTACGAAGGCGGCCCCTTGGAAGATCCGTGGTTTGAAGCGGAAGAAGACATGTGGCGTTGGAGCGTTTCCCCGGAAACTGCGCCAGACAAGCCTACCTACGTCGAAATCACCTTTGAAGGTGGCGATGCCGTCGCTTTGGATGGCGTGCGTTTGTCCGCTGCTACCATCCTTGAAACCCTGAATAAACTGGGTGGGGCAAACGGTATTGGTCGTCTGGATTTGGTGGAAAACCGCTATATCGGCATGAAATCACGCGGTTGCTACGAAACCCCCGGTGGCACGATTTTGTTGCCTGCGCACCGTGCGATTGAATCCCTGACTCTCGACCGCGAAGTCGCCCACCTGAAAGACAGCTTGATGCCGAAGTACGCCGAACTGGTTTACAACGGTTACTGGTGGAGTCCTGAGCGCAAGATGATGCAAACCATGATCGATGCATCGCAAGCCTTCGTGAACGGCACGGTGCGCATGAAGTTGTACAAAGGTGCGGTAACGGTTGCCGGTCGTAAATCCGACGACAGCTTGTTCGACGCACGCATTGCCACGTTTGACGATGACGGCGGCGCGTACAACCAGAAAGATGCGGAAGGTTTCATCAAGCTGAATGCGCTGCGGATGCGGATTGCTGCGGTCAAAGGTCGTTAA
- a CDS encoding TRAP transporter substrate-binding protein: MERRSFFKKAASSAAILAATPATLLAADEIAKTPAAELPTVSWRLTSSFPKSLDTIFGASDVLADALSKITGGKFTLKVFAAGEIVPGLQVLDAIQNGTVEAGHTASYYYFGKNPALAFDCAVPFGLSSRQQTAWMLHGKGMTLMRELFAEYNVVNFMGGNTGVQMGGWFNKEINTVKDLEGLKFRVGGFAGRVLSKLGVVPQQLPGGEIYPALEKGTIDAAEWVGPYDDEKLGFAKIVKNYYTPGWWEAGPQLSFYVNKEQWEKLPPAYQAAWEAACQLAHNDMQAKYDANNPQALANLLQGDVKLRSFSDEIMEACFKATVETYEEESKANPKFKKIYDDWKVFRNNQAQWFSVAEQSYAKFAFAKKL; the protein is encoded by the coding sequence ATGGAACGTCGTTCGTTTTTTAAAAAAGCGGCCAGCAGCGCAGCTATTTTAGCCGCCACGCCAGCCACGTTACTGGCTGCCGACGAAATCGCCAAAACACCGGCTGCTGAGCTGCCCACGGTCAGTTGGCGCTTAACTTCCAGTTTCCCCAAATCACTTGACACTATTTTTGGTGCATCAGACGTACTCGCCGATGCGCTTTCCAAGATCACTGGAGGCAAATTCACCCTCAAAGTGTTTGCAGCGGGCGAAATCGTCCCCGGCTTGCAAGTGCTGGACGCGATTCAAAACGGCACGGTCGAAGCCGGTCACACCGCGTCTTACTATTACTTCGGCAAAAATCCTGCCCTCGCCTTCGATTGCGCCGTCCCCTTCGGTCTGAGTTCACGCCAGCAAACCGCGTGGATGTTGCACGGCAAGGGCATGACGTTGATGCGCGAACTCTTCGCCGAATACAACGTCGTCAATTTCATGGGCGGCAATACCGGCGTACAGATGGGCGGCTGGTTCAACAAAGAAATCAACACCGTCAAAGACTTGGAAGGCTTGAAATTCCGCGTCGGCGGTTTTGCAGGGCGCGTGTTGAGCAAGCTCGGCGTAGTGCCACAGCAATTACCCGGCGGCGAAATTTACCCCGCGCTGGAAAAAGGCACGATTGACGCGGCGGAATGGGTCGGGCCTTACGACGACGAAAAACTCGGTTTCGCCAAAATCGTCAAAAACTACTACACCCCCGGTTGGTGGGAAGCAGGCCCGCAACTCTCCTTCTACGTCAATAAAGAGCAGTGGGAAAAATTGCCACCCGCGTATCAAGCCGCGTGGGAAGCCGCTTGCCAACTCGCCCACAACGATATGCAGGCGAAATACGACGCAAATAACCCGCAAGCCCTCGCCAACTTGTTGCAAGGTGATGTGAAATTGCGCTCGTTTAGCGACGAAATCATGGAAGCCTGCTTCAAAGCTACTGTGGAAACTTACGAAGAAGAATCCAAAGCCAACCCCAAGTTCAAAAAGATCTACGACGACTGGAAAGTATTCCGCAACAACCAAGCGCAATGGTTTAGCGTCGCGGAACAATCCTACGCCAAGTTCGCGTTCGCCAAAAAACTCTAA
- a CDS encoding TRAP transporter small permease subunit, producing the protein MLLKFSHAVDAMNAKFGQLANVLILLACVVSAGNALLRYSLDISDNWPLELQWYLFGAAVMLGASYTLAQNGHVRVDIIYGNVSDRARLWIDIFGLLLFLLPACTLFAWLSWKTLFLPSWDIMEHSSNSGGLPRYPIKFMLPLGFGLLVLQGLSELVKRFAALKGEIQLDTHYERPEQ; encoded by the coding sequence ATGTTACTAAAATTCTCCCACGCCGTTGACGCGATGAACGCCAAGTTCGGGCAACTCGCCAACGTCCTAATCCTGCTCGCCTGCGTCGTCAGTGCGGGCAACGCCCTACTCCGCTACAGCCTCGACATCAGCGACAACTGGCCACTGGAATTGCAGTGGTACTTGTTCGGCGCGGCGGTAATGCTTGGCGCATCCTACACACTCGCGCAAAACGGGCATGTGCGCGTTGACATCATTTACGGCAACGTTTCCGACCGCGCCCGCTTGTGGATCGACATTTTCGGCTTGCTGCTATTTTTGCTCCCCGCCTGCACCCTATTCGCGTGGCTCTCGTGGAAAACACTGTTTTTGCCCTCGTGGGATATTATGGAACACTCCAGCAATTCCGGCGGCTTACCGCGCTACCCCATCAAATTCATGCTCCCACTAGGCTTCGGTTTGCTAGTCCTGCAAGGCTTGTCGGAACTGGTGAAACGCTTCGCCGCGCTCAAAGGCGAGATCCAGCTTGATACCCACTATGAGAGGCCAGAACAATGA
- a CDS encoding TRAP transporter large permease subunit has product MITLEMMPLLMFAGLVLFMLVGFPVAFSLMAVGLFFGFISIEMGFFTLSFLQAIPQRIFGSVIANELLLAIPFFTFMGAVLERSRLAEDMLDSMGQLFGRVRGGLGYSVILVSFVLGAITGTVAAQVIAMAMISLPVMMRYGYNMRYTTGVLAASGTIAQIVPPSLVLIILADQLKTPTASADVGSMYLGAWIPAAMQIGLFMLYTFFLTRIKPEWLPGIPENEITLKGSALWKKALRGIIPTAVLIFLVLGTIMLGIATPTESGAMGAMGAVFLAYLRRKQLGGTAEWWSLIKQAYKNTARITSMVIFILIGATTFSVVFQGVDGGHWVESLFSDLPGGWVSFMLIVNLFIFFLAFFLDFFEIVFILVPLLAPVAQKILTPVLLASFGGNEQAAATGALIWFGITLSVNIQTSFMHPPFGFALFYLRGVAPKEVKSSDIYWGALPWVGLQMIMTLIVMFSPGLVTTLLDKGHAPAPKGQEINFQMESSSKPAASSGSNELQFNLDGQAPAKPPEPAKKDSNELDFQLDK; this is encoded by the coding sequence ATGATTACATTGGAAATGATGCCCCTGCTGATGTTTGCGGGGTTGGTATTGTTCATGCTGGTCGGCTTCCCTGTCGCGTTTTCCTTGATGGCGGTCGGGCTGTTTTTTGGCTTTATTTCGATTGAAATGGGCTTTTTCACCCTGTCTTTTTTGCAAGCGATTCCGCAGCGGATTTTTGGCAGTGTCATTGCCAACGAATTGTTGCTGGCGATACCGTTTTTCACCTTTATGGGCGCGGTGCTGGAACGTAGCCGCCTTGCCGAAGATATGCTCGATTCAATGGGGCAATTATTTGGGCGGGTACGCGGCGGCTTGGGTTATTCGGTGATTCTGGTGAGTTTTGTGCTGGGGGCAATTACTGGCACGGTCGCGGCGCAAGTGATTGCGATGGCGATGATTTCACTCCCGGTGATGATGCGCTATGGCTACAATATGCGCTACACCACGGGCGTATTGGCGGCTTCGGGAACGATTGCGCAGATTGTACCGCCGTCGTTGGTGCTGATTATTCTGGCTGACCAGTTGAAAACGCCGACCGCAAGTGCCGACGTAGGCAGCATGTATCTGGGCGCATGGATTCCAGCAGCCATGCAAATCGGCTTGTTCATGCTCTACACGTTTTTTCTGACGCGCATCAAACCCGAATGGCTACCCGGCATTCCTGAAAATGAGATTACACTGAAAGGTTCAGCTCTGTGGAAGAAAGCCTTACGCGGCATTATTCCGACCGCTGTGCTGATTTTCTTGGTGTTAGGTACGATCATGCTGGGCATTGCCACGCCGACCGAATCCGGTGCAATGGGCGCGATGGGTGCGGTCTTTCTGGCCTACCTGCGACGTAAACAATTGGGCGGCACGGCAGAATGGTGGAGCTTAATCAAGCAAGCCTACAAAAATACCGCACGTATCACGTCAATGGTCATCTTCATCCTGATCGGCGCGACAACGTTTTCAGTGGTGTTCCAGGGCGTAGATGGCGGGCATTGGGTGGAAAGCCTGTTCTCGGATTTACCCGGTGGCTGGGTCAGTTTCATGCTGATCGTCAACCTATTCATTTTCTTTCTCGCGTTCTTCCTAGACTTTTTCGAGATTGTGTTCATTCTCGTGCCGTTGCTTGCACCTGTTGCTCAGAAGATTCTCACCCCCGTATTGCTGGCAAGTTTTGGCGGCAATGAACAAGCCGCAGCAACCGGCGCGTTGATCTGGTTCGGGATTACCTTGAGCGTGAATATTCAAACCTCGTTCATGCACCCGCCATTTGGGTTTGCGCTGTTCTATTTGCGCGGGGTTGCGCCGAAAGAGGTGAAAAGCAGCGATATTTACTGGGGCGCATTGCCGTGGGTGGGGCTGCAAATGATCATGACGTTGATCGTGATGTTCTCACCGGGATTGGTGACAACCTTGCTGGATAAGGGTCACGCACCCGCGCCAAAGGGTCAGGAAATCAACTTCCAGATGGAAAGCAGCAGCAAACCGGCGGCAAGTTCAGGCAGTAATGAATTACAATTTAATCTGGATGGGCAAGCTCCGGCAAAACCACCAGAGCCAGCCAAGAAGGACAGTAACGAACTGGATTTCCAATTGGATAAGTAG
- the rraA gene encoding ribonuclease E activity regulator RraA, with the protein MTFKTADLLDDNEDKPLQVVQPGFNNYGGRSKFSGEIVTIKIYEDNSLVRELVAEDGKGKVLVIDGGGSTRCALLGDMLAEKAVKNGWNGIVVFGLIRDSVDIGQMDIGVKALGTLPLKSVKRGVGLRNEVVRFHDVTFTPGQYLYSDEDGMIVSPVPLLGE; encoded by the coding sequence ATGACATTCAAAACAGCCGACCTGCTGGACGACAACGAAGACAAGCCACTGCAAGTGGTACAGCCGGGTTTCAACAACTACGGTGGTCGCAGCAAATTCTCTGGCGAAATCGTCACCATCAAGATTTACGAAGACAATTCATTGGTACGGGAACTGGTTGCCGAAGATGGCAAGGGCAAAGTGCTGGTGATTGACGGCGGCGGTTCTACCCGTTGCGCACTGCTGGGTGATATGCTCGCTGAAAAAGCGGTGAAAAATGGCTGGAACGGTATCGTGGTTTTCGGTTTGATCCGCGATTCCGTGGACATTGGGCAGATGGACATTGGTGTAAAAGCCCTCGGCACTTTGCCGCTGAAAAGCGTCAAGCGTGGTGTCGGTTTGCGTAACGAAGTGGTGCGTTTCCATGATGTGACGTTCACACCGGGTCAATACCTGTATTCGGATGAGGACGGGATGATCGTGTCTCCCGTCCCTTTGCTCGGCGAATAG